From one Triticum urartu cultivar G1812 chromosome 3, Tu2.1, whole genome shotgun sequence genomic stretch:
- the LOC125544378 gene encoding myosin-11-like: MFSFKSSVKSSSSGNQVSTPRFTEESDMHEQLNKLQEELVREKEEKVRALDQIEELKKKSSKKKKLKGSSGDDQLDLARRLEQLEVELEAARDSEKNMLVSLEAQTKQLEQTKVSLEEAKLEIDSLEDNNKTLVALSSNPTRQPARNFRRMGVMSFSFADPGEVETFSLQRDLKLAVEAEEKCKKAMDDLAIALTEQTTAAREAKMELSMVQAQLKNATTELENSKASLEIMEEKLRLAQEEAARLNFESDELAAASKEKERGLIDCIKIFEGEMNKAKEENDKLFESQRVIRDENSRLREMLKHAVNEANVAKESLEIARVENSQLQEDMSEKENTLKSIVQEYESLKVSEAAAQSSIRELKDMIDAMFSSESTKTSAEASPIDAKGGDRKGRYVAADNMYSDAESSPRSKDIRSPARQQKRTILRKFGDIMKKRNPQTQSVI, encoded by the exons ATGTTCTCCTTCAAGTCCAG CGTCAAGTCATCTTCCAGCGGGAACCAAGTTTCCACGCCGCGCTTCACTGAGGAATCAGATATGCACGAGCAGTTGAACAAGTTGCAGGAGGAGCTGGTAAGGGAGAAAGAGGAGAAGGTACGTGCACTGGATCAGATAGAGGAGCTCAAGAAGAAAAGCAGTAAGAAGAAGAAGCTAAAAGGCAGCAGTGGAGACGATCAGTTGGACCTTGCACGCAGATTAGAGCAGTTAGAAGTTGAGCTGGAGGCAGCAAGGGATTCAGAGAAGAACATGCTAGTGTCGCTGGAGGCCCAAACAAAGCAGCTTGAACAAACTAAGGTATCTCTGGAGGAGGCCAAGCTTGAGATAGATTCGCTTGAAGACAACAACAAGACCTTGGTGGCACTGTCCTCTAATCCAACTAGACAGCCAGCCAGGAATTTCAGAAGAATGGGTGTAATGTCCTTCTCCTTTGCCGATCCTGGTGAGGTGGAGACATTCTCATTACAGCGTGACCTCAAGTTGGCTGTCGAAGCCGAGGAGAAGTGCAAGAAAGCCATGGATGACTTGGCGATTGCCTTGACGGAACAAACCACGGCAGCTAGAGAGGCAAAAATGGAGCTCTCGATGGTGCAAGCTCAGTTGAAAAATGCAACAACTGAATTGGAGAACTCAAAGGCCTCTCTGGAAATCATGGAAGAAAAGCTCCGGTTGGCACAGGAAGAGGCTGCCAGACTGAATTTTGAGTCGGATGAGTTGGCAGCAGCctcaaaagagaaagagagaggactCATCGATTGCATCAAGATATTTGAGGGGGAGATGAACAAAGCAAAGGAAGAGAATGACAAACTGTTTGAATCACAGAGAGTGATCAGAGATGAGAATTCCAGGCTGAGGGAAATGCTGAAGCATGCAGTTAATGAAGCCAATGTAGCAAAAGAATCCTTGGAGATTGCCAGGGTAGAAAATTCTCAGCTTCAAGAAGACATGTCTGAGAAAGAGAATACCTTAAAGAGCATCGTCCAAGAATACGAGTCCTTGAAGGTAAGTGAGGCTGCTGCACAGAGTAGCATTAGAGAATTGAAGGACATGATTGATGCTATGTTCAGTTCAGAGTCGACCAAAACCTCGGCAGAAGCATCACCCATAGATGCCAAGGGAGGCGACAGGAAAGGAAGATATGTGGCAGCAGATAATATGTACTCTGATGCTGAAAGCTCTCCTCGTTCAAAGGATATTAGGAGTCCTGCAAGGCAGCAAAAGAGGACGATTCTTAGGAAATTTGGTGACATAATGAAGAAAAGAAACCCTCAAACTCAAAGTGTAATCTAG